From Vitis riparia cultivar Riparia Gloire de Montpellier isolate 1030 unplaced genomic scaffold, EGFV_Vit.rip_1.0 scaffold821_pilon_pilon, whole genome shotgun sequence, a single genomic window includes:
- the LOC117910703 gene encoding GDSL esterase/lipase At5g03610-like — protein sequence MDHQPLFIYLFLLLSVTISTAGAYVDADRSIKLFVFGGSYVDTGNRDSRARSWKEPYGITDPGRPAGHFSDGQVFTEYIASRMGIKSPTPYRFRKIRPIKYGMNFAYGGTGVFDTLVAAPNMTEQIDLFEQLLQEKIYTTDNLKFSTALVSASGMDYRIYLARRGSLRGFPAFIISVVNQLGLDVQRIHDLGVPQVAVMGMQPLGCLPEFTRGYSYEKCNATGNFAALYHNLLLVKKLKPESKFVVLNMYNAFMSAMKKFENETETSKSKNPLRPCCTGITSEYRCGDVENKEKKYNVCIDPKLAFFWDWFRPTQAGWDAIVSELGSSIVSLF from the exons ATGGACCACCAACCCCTCTTCATCTACCTTTTTCTCTTGCTTTCTGTTACAATATCTACTGCAG GGgcttatgtagatgctgatcgCTCCATCAAACTTTTTGTGTTTGGGGGCTCGTATGTTGATACCGGGAATAGGGATTCCAGAGCTAGGTCATGGAAAGAACCGTATGGAATTACTGATCCTGGTAGACCTGCTGGTCACTTCTCTGACGGCCAAGTCTTCACTGAATACATAG CTTCACGGATGGGCATAAAGTCTCCTACACCATAtagatttagaaaaataagaccCATAAAATATGGAATGAATTTTGCTTATGGAGGGACAGGCGTCTTCGACACACTGGTTGCTGCGCCAAACATGACAGAACAAATCGATTTGTTTGAACAACTCCTTCAAGAGAAAATCTATACCACAGATAACCTTAAGTTCTCCACTGCTCTGGTATCCGCTTCTGGCATGGATTATCGCATCTACCTTGCTAGACGTGGAAGTCTTCGG GGTTTTCCAGCCTTTATTATATCTGTTGTTAACCAGCTTGGCTTGGATGTACAACGTATTCATGATTTGGGAGTGCCACAAGTAGCCGTTATGGGAATGCAGCCTCTTGGATGTTTGCCTGAATTTACAAGGGGATACTCATACGAGAAATGTAATGCAACAGGAAACTTCGCTGCACTGTATCACAACCTATTACTGGTAAAGAAGCTGAAGCCTGAATCTAAATTTGTGGTGCTTAATATGTACAATGCATTCATGTCTGCaatgaagaaatttgaaaacGAAACAG AAACTTCAAAGTCGAAGAATCCATTGAGGCCATGTTGCACAGGTATAACAAGCGAATACAGGTGTGGGGACGTAGAGAACAAGGAGAAGAAATACAATGTATGCATTGATCCGAAGTTGGCATTCTTTTGGGATTGGTTTCGCCCTACACAAGCGGGCTGGGATGCAATTGTGTCAGAGCTAGGATCTTCTATCGTAAGCCTCTTCTAG